The Niastella koreensis GR20-10 genome includes a window with the following:
- a CDS encoding family 43 glycosylhydrolase: protein MNRCYYRIAGLVSIILLSAFYSKAQNSIADAAAYYNQVKTYVNPVLPGDHPDPTLLKVGDDFYHCGSSFHFTPYLPVYHSKDLVHWEVISRIVYPAAAGMVSDKPSAGIWQGAITYFYGSYWIYFSANGQWFSKAGSPAGPWSAPVPVKTNHATGPLGYDNSIFVDDDGKPYMLIKNLQKTNRIQAIGRDGQLTDTVIDLDWINAGLQYSWAEGPVMCKRNGYYFYFPAGDVSGGQYVLRTSVLTADSTKWERLGNFFKPILDPHTGFRSPNHIAAPVQLADGSWWTIGQSYERHGGDDWSGMGRQTSLYPVTWEGNRPWGMAPVSTPVEKPDLPQSGILWRSVQSDYFDNDSLNTCWHFLNRKAAGRYSLSARKGWLQLTPDSGRTHLLQKETDHYYTAVTRVDVNAADSATKAGLYLTNGNQTVYVRLYSGYDQGKKIIFLFDTAYRSIANQFGGTVWLRLERKEHNLSAWCSGDGNTWVQVGAPVSSVRLDKVQPGYNSWVGTSVGLFAEGRPADFDLFVCKDGFSSLPAAGYSNYYGVQTVTQASEKVVTANTAQGGWFMLSGVELGKDKRSASQIQLMVAAKTAGKLEIWLDDLTTGKLIATIPVTSTGGGDTWRMFTRKIGQVSGRHDVFVKLPAADPRSLYIKTIQFTR from the coding sequence ATGAATCGTTGTTATTACCGGATTGCAGGATTAGTGAGTATTATCTTATTGAGCGCATTTTATTCAAAAGCGCAGAACAGCATAGCAGACGCTGCCGCTTATTACAACCAGGTAAAAACCTATGTAAATCCGGTATTGCCCGGCGATCATCCCGATCCCACTTTATTGAAGGTGGGCGACGATTTCTATCATTGCGGCTCCAGTTTTCATTTTACACCGTATCTGCCGGTATATCATTCCAAAGACCTGGTTCATTGGGAGGTGATCAGCCGCATCGTTTATCCGGCGGCGGCAGGTATGGTTTCAGACAAGCCGTCTGCGGGCATCTGGCAGGGCGCCATCACTTATTTTTATGGTTCTTACTGGATCTATTTTTCAGCCAATGGTCAGTGGTTTAGCAAAGCCGGTTCTCCTGCCGGGCCCTGGTCGGCGCCCGTACCCGTAAAAACCAATCACGCTACCGGGCCATTGGGATATGACAACTCTATATTTGTTGATGACGATGGAAAGCCCTACATGCTGATCAAAAATCTGCAGAAAACCAATCGCATTCAGGCCATAGGCCGGGACGGGCAGCTGACAGATACGGTGATCGATCTTGACTGGATCAATGCCGGTTTACAATACAGTTGGGCCGAAGGACCGGTCATGTGCAAGCGAAACGGGTATTATTTTTATTTTCCTGCGGGCGATGTGTCGGGCGGGCAGTATGTGTTGAGAACTTCCGTTTTAACGGCCGATTCAACAAAATGGGAACGGCTCGGAAATTTCTTTAAACCCATATTGGACCCGCATACCGGCTTTAGAAGCCCCAATCATATTGCAGCACCGGTACAACTGGCCGATGGCAGCTGGTGGACGATCGGGCAAAGCTATGAGCGGCATGGCGGCGACGATTGGTCGGGCATGGGCCGGCAAACATCCCTGTACCCGGTTACCTGGGAAGGGAACCGGCCCTGGGGAATGGCGCCGGTAAGCACGCCGGTTGAAAAACCCGATCTGCCGCAATCGGGTATTTTGTGGCGCAGTGTTCAGTCAGACTATTTCGATAACGACTCATTGAATACCTGTTGGCATTTTTTAAACCGGAAGGCAGCGGGCCGGTATAGCCTGTCGGCCAGAAAAGGCTGGCTGCAGCTTACGCCCGACAGCGGCAGAACGCATCTGCTGCAAAAAGAAACCGATCATTATTATACCGCTGTTACCAGGGTTGACGTAAATGCAGCAGATTCAGCAACGAAAGCCGGCCTTTACCTCACCAATGGAAATCAAACGGTTTATGTAAGGCTCTATAGCGGGTATGACCAGGGTAAAAAAATCATCTTCCTGTTCGATACGGCTTACCGGAGTATAGCAAACCAGTTTGGCGGCACCGTTTGGCTGAGGCTGGAAAGAAAAGAGCACAACCTTTCCGCCTGGTGCAGCGGCGATGGAAATACCTGGGTACAGGTAGGGGCCCCTGTAAGTTCGGTTAGGCTCGATAAAGTGCAACCAGGTTATAATTCCTGGGTAGGAACAAGTGTGGGATTGTTTGCAGAAGGCAGGCCAGCCGATTTTGACCTGTTTGTGTGCAAAGATGGATTTTCATCCCTTCCTGCTGCCGGTTACAGCAATTACTATGGCGTGCAAACAGTAACGCAGGCGTCAGAGAAAGTAGTGACTGCCAATACTGCACAGGGCGGGTGGTTTATGTTGTCGGGCGTGGAGTTGGGGAAAGATAAAAGGTCAGCCAGCCAGATACAGCTTATGGTCGCTGCAAAAACCGCCGGCAAGCTCGAGATCTGGCTCGATGATCTGACAACCGGAAAACTAATTGCCACCATACCGGTTACTTCAACCGGTGGAGGAGACACCTGGCGGATGTTCACCCGGAAGATAGGGCAGGTGTCCGGCCGGCATGATGTATTTGTGAAACTCCCGGCAGCAGATCCGCGATCGTTATACATTAAGACCATACAATTTACGAGGTAA
- a CDS encoding RagB/SusD family nutrient uptake outer membrane protein, which translates to MKVIIVYILALGMLFCSCKKILSPADENNRGLSDIYNDAAFAEGLLLNGYVRLPLGSYSFNDVATDDAVSNNPNNNFRLMATGNWSSINNPMDQYTGSFAAIQYLNTILNEADKVNWATSGQYTKEMFNDRVKGEAYGLRALFMYYLLQAHGGWSIDNKLLGVPILTLPLDSKSDFKLPRNTFEECVQQIYKDLDRAESYLPLDFVNIAATSDIPAKYAGKTTVADYNRVFGAYNAQRLTARIVKGVRAKLSLLAASPAFSQGTTVTWTKAADDAAAVLDGIGGISGMAANGVYWYASRNSGEINGLAAGLNPKEVLWRGNVGDGNNLEKDNYPPTLYGNGRVNPTQNLVDAFPMANGYPVTDPAGGYDPNNPYNNRDPRLALYIVVNGSKMGPGGAVIYTRIGTSNDGLNAISTSTRTGFYLRKLLREDVNLNPASTNTQRHYVPYIRYTELFLAYAEAANEAWGPDGKGTHPYSARDIIAAIRKRAGITQPDSYLLSITSKEDLRKLIHNERRLELCFEGSRFWDLRRWKENLTEAAKGVSINNNVYTVSSIENRQYADYMYYGPLPYNDVLKENLLQNKGW; encoded by the coding sequence ATGAAAGTTATCATAGTGTACATACTGGCTTTGGGCATGCTTTTTTGCAGTTGCAAAAAAATACTGTCCCCCGCCGATGAAAATAACCGCGGCCTGAGCGATATCTATAACGATGCTGCCTTTGCAGAAGGGCTTTTGCTAAATGGGTATGTTCGCCTGCCATTGGGCAGCTATTCATTTAATGATGTAGCTACAGATGATGCCGTATCCAATAACCCGAATAATAATTTCAGGTTAATGGCTACCGGCAACTGGTCGTCTATAAACAACCCTATGGACCAGTACACCGGTTCTTTTGCGGCCATCCAATATCTGAATACCATTCTGAACGAAGCCGATAAAGTAAACTGGGCAACATCGGGGCAATATACCAAAGAGATGTTCAACGACCGGGTAAAAGGAGAAGCATACGGGTTGCGCGCCTTGTTTATGTATTACCTGCTGCAGGCCCACGGCGGCTGGTCAATCGACAACAAGCTGTTGGGCGTGCCCATTCTCACATTGCCGCTCGATAGTAAGTCTGACTTCAAATTGCCCCGTAATACCTTTGAAGAATGCGTTCAGCAGATCTATAAAGACCTGGATAGGGCGGAAAGTTATCTGCCGCTCGATTTCGTGAACATCGCTGCCACCAGCGACATACCGGCAAAATATGCAGGCAAAACAACGGTGGCTGATTACAACCGCGTATTTGGAGCGTACAATGCGCAGCGTTTAACGGCGCGCATCGTAAAAGGCGTGCGGGCCAAATTGTCTTTACTGGCCGCCAGTCCGGCTTTTAGCCAGGGCACCACCGTTACCTGGACAAAGGCTGCAGACGATGCCGCAGCCGTGCTGGACGGCATTGGCGGCATATCGGGTATGGCAGCAAATGGCGTATACTGGTATGCCAGCCGCAATTCCGGTGAAATAAACGGGTTGGCGGCAGGGTTGAATCCAAAGGAAGTGCTTTGGCGGGGAAATGTAGGGGATGGCAATAACCTGGAAAAAGACAACTATCCCCCAACGTTGTATGGTAACGGACGCGTAAATCCCACCCAGAACCTCGTGGATGCATTTCCCATGGCCAATGGTTATCCTGTTACTGATCCCGCCGGCGGCTACGATCCCAACAATCCGTATAATAACCGCGATCCGCGGCTGGCGCTTTATATAGTGGTAAATGGAAGTAAGATGGGCCCGGGCGGGGCCGTCATTTATACCAGGATTGGAACCTCGAACGATGGATTGAATGCAATTTCCACCTCCACCCGTACCGGTTTTTATCTGCGCAAGCTGTTACGTGAAGATGTAAACCTCAACCCCGCGAGTACAAACACCCAACGGCATTATGTGCCCTACATCCGCTATACCGAATTGTTCCTGGCGTATGCCGAAGCCGCCAACGAAGCCTGGGGGCCCGATGGAAAAGGAACGCATCCGTATTCGGCCCGGGATATCATAGCCGCCATTCGCAAAAGAGCTGGTATAACGCAGCCCGATAGTTACCTGTTATCTATAACCAGTAAGGAAGATCTGAGAAAGCTGATCCATAACGAAAGACGCCTCGAGCTTTGTTTTGAAGGATCCAGGTTTTGGGACCTTCGCCGGTGGAAAGAAAACCTTACCGAAGCTGCCAAAGGAGTTAGCATAAATAACAATGTATACACGGTGAGTTCAATTGAGAACAGGCAGTATGCAGACTATATGTATTACGGCCCGCTGCCTTACAATGATGTATTGAAAGAAAACCTCTTACAAAATAAGGGATGGTAA
- a CDS encoding DUF5627 domain-containing protein, translating to MKKITWLLGIILVICNSCSNKDAVFPDYKYTTVYFAYQSPVKTLVLGEDIYDNSLDNAHKCLIMATMGGVYENKKDRTLSVVVDTTLTRRLTFETATGDKVVAMPDNYYTLPANKEQSILIPSGSLTGGLEVQLTDAFFQDPRSVKNTFVIPLRITGVVNADSVLSGKSDQKNPDRRNAADWITPPKDYILFAIKYINPYHGTYLRRGVDNVKGAGGNTSLDTTVVYHAQYVEKDELCNMVTTSMNEVTVSLNAKNRGNTNVPFQLVLRFDSQGKCTVANPAAASYTVTGTGELVKQGDMWGNEKRDVVHLQYQADFGATTHVFKDTIVLRDRGVKMETFNPFIAN from the coding sequence ATGAAAAAAATAACCTGGCTGTTAGGTATTATCCTCGTGATCTGCAATTCCTGTTCCAATAAAGATGCGGTGTTCCCCGACTATAAATACACAACCGTTTACTTCGCCTATCAATCGCCGGTAAAAACACTGGTGCTGGGCGAAGATATTTATGACAATTCACTCGACAACGCGCACAAATGCCTTATCATGGCTACGATGGGCGGGGTGTATGAAAATAAAAAAGACAGAACGTTAAGTGTGGTGGTAGACACCACGCTTACCCGCCGGCTTACATTCGAAACCGCCACTGGCGATAAAGTGGTGGCTATGCCTGATAACTACTATACGCTGCCCGCAAATAAAGAACAATCGATCCTCATTCCCTCGGGAAGTTTAACGGGCGGTTTGGAAGTGCAACTGACAGATGCGTTCTTCCAGGACCCGCGGTCTGTAAAAAACACCTTTGTTATTCCCTTGCGGATAACCGGCGTGGTAAATGCCGATTCCGTGCTCAGTGGTAAAAGCGATCAAAAGAACCCCGACCGGCGGAATGCGGCCGACTGGATCACGCCGCCGAAAGATTATATCCTGTTTGCGATCAAATACATCAACCCGTACCATGGTACTTATTTACGCAGGGGAGTGGATAATGTAAAAGGGGCGGGGGGCAATACTTCGCTGGATACAACCGTGGTATACCATGCACAGTATGTAGAAAAGGATGAGCTGTGTAACATGGTAACAACTTCCATGAACGAAGTAACCGTTTCCCTGAATGCAAAGAACCGGGGAAACACCAATGTGCCGTTTCAACTGGTGCTGCGTTTCGACAGCCAGGGTAAATGTACCGTGGCTAACCCCGCAGCCGCATCTTATACGGTAACAGGTACGGGCGAACTGGTAAAGCAGGGCGATATGTGGGGGAATGAAAAAAGAGATGTGGTGCACCTGCAGTACCAGGCAGATTTTGGTGCCACCACCCATGTTTTTAAAGACACCATTGTTTTACGCGACCGGGGCGTTAAAATGGAAACATTCAATCCTTTTATAGCTAATTGA
- a CDS encoding SusC/RagA family TonB-linked outer membrane protein: MKLTDCFPKTYLLLAFAICQLSLYAKDPVNKHHSATYTAFTVNGKVVDGKGNGLAGASIVQKEHSNATTTNANGDFSITIQEESAILVISYIGFQSKELAVKAGTANLVVQLSPGISSLEDVIVIGYGTQKKQLSTSAVATVKSEQLTTVPAANISNSLAGRATGVMTRANGGQPGSDNATIYVRGIATTGTTVNNITYNTTPLIVVDGIIRNNINEVDPNNIESVSVLKDAAAVAPYGLGGANGVLLITTKRGTTGAPVLSFGGYYGDQQPTYLPKMLGPIDYMKLKLEAYVTENPTGTSPTYSQAYIDSYLQNHAKDPDQYPISDALNDVVKKHAPIYQSNLQVRGGSQIVKYYAGLSYFKQDGMFDKASYERYNYNLNLDVNITPTTIATFSLNGALQKTSDVDGGTGQLFRGVYKFLPVAPLKFTNGLWGESSGNAPLVVTHSDGYFRQNTTNMLSTITLEQKLPFIKGLSIKGTFSYDPYNYVQKQWHKPFIYWTQNVSTTPYTYTSAFSTQESSATTYAWLNEQYWQNNTITFQGYLNYQQTFGKHGFTGLVVAESRNNKQGDFRARINNFAVNIDELTMGSSNKNDFDIAGGSGTGSQIGYVYRASYDYDRRFLLEASGRYDGHYYFAPGKRWVYLPAFSAGWIISNENFFKPVSFVDFLKIRGSWGKSGNLTSTGFQYLNLYPLRGNAYAFGDGSLVQGSYAQIENNPNITWEISKKTDVALEANLWKGLLRVEADYFFERRSGLLLSPNTAIPQEYGIPLAQENAGIMDNHGIELSIGTSKKLSNGLQLSIDGNFTYAKNKVIQLYETDVTRNNPRRSRTGKPYNTVFGYQSLGLFTTADDKNGDGFITAADGYNITQFGTLRPGDIKYADLGGPNGVPDGKIDLYDEKAIGRPQTPFIIYGINAAASWKGFDLSMLFQGSGMSSYNVYGFMTVAHFNNNSNSSYEYYNNRWTPDHQNAKYPRAYSAPTNNNGQTSDFWMVSSAYLRLKTASLGYTVPAKWSAKIRMKNFRLYVTGQNILTFSKLKFTDPETTGEQGYPIQKTILVGFNTSF; this comes from the coding sequence ATGAAACTAACTGATTGCTTTCCTAAAACTTATTTATTGCTTGCATTTGCAATATGCCAACTATCATTATATGCAAAAGATCCTGTAAACAAACACCACTCAGCAACTTATACAGCATTTACTGTAAACGGAAAAGTTGTTGATGGCAAAGGGAATGGACTTGCAGGAGCATCCATTGTGCAAAAAGAGCACTCAAATGCCACCACTACTAACGCTAACGGAGATTTCAGTATTACCATCCAGGAAGAATCGGCCATATTGGTGATTTCCTATATAGGTTTTCAATCAAAAGAGTTGGCAGTAAAAGCCGGTACAGCCAATCTTGTTGTACAGCTAAGCCCCGGTATCAGTTCACTGGAAGACGTGATCGTAATTGGTTACGGTACGCAGAAAAAGCAACTTTCCACTTCAGCAGTGGCTACCGTAAAAAGTGAACAGCTTACAACAGTACCTGCTGCCAACATTTCAAATTCCCTGGCAGGCAGGGCTACCGGCGTCATGACACGTGCCAATGGTGGCCAGCCCGGTTCGGATAATGCCACTATCTATGTTAGAGGAATTGCCACCACCGGCACAACAGTGAATAACATTACATATAACACTACCCCCTTAATTGTAGTGGATGGCATTATCCGGAATAACATCAATGAAGTAGATCCCAATAATATAGAAAGTGTGTCCGTATTAAAAGACGCTGCTGCGGTAGCTCCTTATGGATTAGGCGGCGCCAATGGGGTGCTGCTTATTACAACCAAGAGAGGCACCACCGGGGCGCCGGTTTTAAGTTTTGGCGGCTATTACGGAGATCAGCAACCTACCTATTTGCCCAAAATGCTGGGCCCCATCGATTACATGAAGCTTAAACTGGAAGCATATGTAACTGAAAATCCTACCGGAACAAGCCCCACGTACAGCCAGGCCTATATTGACAGCTATCTTCAAAATCATGCGAAAGACCCTGACCAGTATCCTATCTCCGACGCATTGAATGATGTGGTAAAAAAACATGCCCCGATCTACCAGAGCAACCTGCAGGTGCGTGGCGGCAGCCAGATCGTAAAATATTATGCCGGTCTCAGCTACTTTAAACAGGATGGGATGTTTGATAAGGCTAGTTACGAACGGTACAATTATAATTTGAACCTCGATGTAAATATAACGCCAACGACTATAGCCACTTTCTCCTTAAATGGCGCGCTGCAAAAAACATCCGATGTAGACGGAGGCACCGGGCAGCTATTCAGGGGCGTTTATAAATTCCTTCCTGTGGCGCCGCTCAAATTTACCAATGGTTTATGGGGCGAAAGCTCAGGCAATGCGCCACTCGTCGTAACACACTCCGATGGTTATTTTCGTCAAAACACCACCAATATGCTAAGCACCATTACGTTGGAGCAAAAGCTTCCGTTTATAAAAGGCCTTAGCATAAAAGGAACATTTAGTTATGATCCCTATAATTATGTGCAGAAGCAATGGCACAAGCCATTTATTTACTGGACGCAGAACGTTAGTACTACTCCTTATACCTATACTTCTGCCTTTTCCACCCAGGAAAGCAGTGCAACAACTTATGCCTGGTTAAACGAGCAATACTGGCAAAATAACACCATCACTTTCCAGGGGTATCTCAATTATCAACAGACGTTTGGCAAACATGGGTTTACCGGCCTGGTGGTAGCCGAATCGCGCAATAATAAACAGGGTGATTTCAGGGCGAGAATAAACAACTTCGCGGTGAACATCGATGAACTCACCATGGGCAGCTCGAATAAGAACGACTTTGATATTGCCGGGGGATCGGGTACGGGTAGCCAGATCGGTTATGTGTACCGGGCAAGTTATGATTACGACAGAAGATTCCTGCTCGAAGCATCAGGCCGGTATGACGGGCATTATTATTTTGCTCCCGGTAAAAGATGGGTCTACCTGCCTGCATTTTCTGCGGGTTGGATAATTTCCAATGAAAACTTTTTTAAACCGGTGAGCTTTGTCGACTTCCTCAAAATAAGGGGCTCATGGGGCAAATCCGGCAATCTTACCAGTACCGGATTCCAGTACCTTAATCTTTATCCCCTCAGAGGGAATGCTTATGCATTTGGGGATGGCTCACTGGTACAGGGCTCCTACGCACAAATTGAGAACAACCCGAACATTACCTGGGAAATAAGTAAGAAAACAGATGTTGCCCTGGAAGCAAATCTGTGGAAAGGACTTTTACGGGTGGAGGCCGATTATTTTTTTGAAAGAAGATCAGGCCTGTTATTATCGCCTAACACCGCTATACCACAGGAATACGGCATTCCACTGGCGCAGGAAAATGCCGGCATCATGGACAATCATGGGATTGAATTGTCAATTGGAACCAGTAAAAAATTAAGTAATGGTTTGCAGCTCTCTATTGACGGGAACTTTACTTATGCAAAAAACAAAGTAATCCAGTTATATGAAACGGATGTAACCAGGAACAATCCAAGGCGCAGCAGGACCGGTAAACCGTACAACACGGTATTCGGTTATCAATCATTGGGCCTGTTCACCACTGCCGATGATAAAAACGGGGATGGTTTTATTACCGCGGCGGATGGCTATAACATTACTCAGTTTGGCACCTTGCGTCCCGGTGATATTAAGTATGCCGATCTGGGTGGCCCCAATGGCGTGCCGGATGGCAAGATTGACCTGTACGATGAGAAAGCCATCGGACGGCCACAGACCCCCTTTATTATTTACGGTATTAATGCGGCCGCCAGCTGGAAGGGGTTCGATCTTTCTATGTTATTCCAGGGCTCAGGCATGTCGAGCTATAATGTCTATGGCTTTATGACAGTGGCTCATTTTAATAATAACAGCAATTCTTCTTACGAATATTACAACAACAGGTGGACGCCCGACCATCAGAATGCAAAATATCCA
- a CDS encoding SusC/RagA family TonB-linked outer membrane protein: MKLNILIAILLTWQAGVMGQDSVVHVAYKTIDKKDLPGAVSILNPRQYLDKHYGTYPLEGTAAFIGGNNFWSLGSPLVLIDGVPRSINDITANEIEQISFLKGANAIVLYGSRAANGVMLITTKRGRPGVSQINVRANSGITMPKSYPDYLGSAEYMRYYNQALQNDGLPALYADSTIANYAAHTNPYRYPDIDYFSSQYVRKLYNTHSANAEFSSGTDRARFYALAGFQNQNSLLNFGEGKNEHNTRLNLRGNIDLKLNDFISTYVNVSTVFYTNRNALGNYWQRADSLQPQRFAPLIPISAVAPGSKDAQALIKGSRNILDGRYLFSGTQQFLTNPITDVYAAGYNKFTSRQFQYTNGIDVDLKNVTKGLSLHGQMSIDYSNTYNESVNNTYAIYVPTWSNGTGTDTITQLSMYNKDSKTGTQNLSNTWSDQLIDFNVHLDYVNIFKQKHHLAAMLMADGLRRRQTGDFQYRTNANAGVQLAYDYDHKYYADLSGAVVNSTKLPAGKRVAFSPTASLGWVLSEENFLKGSDVVDRLKLTASAGIVNTDLDFDVNSYYLYNAVYSPTAYFSWADGTYTNRTTTISRGENLNLTYAKRKEVNLSIAGSLFKNKIDFLASLFYIKKDGMPVQSYSLYPGYFFTGYPPTSFVPYTNFAANRYQGLDFQVNFHQTAGAVKLSIGAAGTYVTTKALKRDELFTDAYRNRAGKPVDAIFGLKSQGLFANQNEIDNHGMQKFGTVKPGDIRYADQNGDNVIDERDEVMIGRWGSPFTGGINVTAQWKDLTLFVLGTGSFGGTGIRSGDYYWVTGAAKYSAVVRDANYPRLTTLGSGNNFRYSDFWTYSTDRINISKVQLTWSFPKSLLKNAFVKGMNIYVSGSDLLTIAKNRAILELNIGSLPQTRFYNFGIKGEF, translated from the coding sequence ATGAAACTAAACATACTAATTGCCATCCTGCTGACCTGGCAGGCAGGCGTGATGGGGCAGGACTCGGTGGTGCATGTGGCATATAAGACCATTGATAAAAAAGACCTGCCCGGTGCGGTTTCCATTTTGAACCCGCGGCAATACCTCGATAAACATTATGGAACCTACCCATTGGAAGGAACAGCAGCATTTATAGGCGGCAATAATTTCTGGAGCCTGGGTTCGCCGCTCGTGCTTATAGACGGTGTGCCCCGTTCCATCAATGATATTACGGCCAATGAAATTGAGCAGATAAGTTTTTTGAAGGGCGCAAATGCCATTGTGTTATACGGAAGCCGGGCGGCAAACGGCGTAATGCTCATCACCACCAAACGCGGCAGGCCAGGCGTGAGCCAGATCAATGTGCGCGCCAATAGCGGTATAACCATGCCCAAATCGTACCCTGATTATTTAGGGTCGGCCGAATATATGCGTTACTATAACCAGGCCTTGCAAAATGATGGCTTGCCCGCATTGTATGCCGACTCTACCATTGCAAATTATGCCGCTCATACCAATCCATACCGTTATCCGGACATAGACTATTTTTCCTCGCAATATGTACGCAAGCTGTATAATACACATTCCGCCAATGCCGAGTTTTCGAGCGGTACCGACCGGGCACGTTTTTATGCCCTGGCCGGTTTTCAAAACCAGAATTCGTTGCTGAATTTTGGTGAAGGCAAAAATGAACACAACACCCGCCTCAACTTGCGCGGTAATATCGACCTTAAACTGAACGATTTCATCAGCACCTATGTAAATGTATCCACGGTTTTTTACACCAACAGAAATGCATTGGGCAATTACTGGCAACGCGCAGACAGCCTGCAACCGCAACGGTTTGCACCGCTTATTCCCATCAGTGCGGTTGCCCCGGGTTCAAAGGATGCACAGGCCCTGATAAAAGGCAGCCGGAATATTTTAGACGGCCGGTATTTGTTCAGCGGCACCCAGCAGTTCCTTACCAATCCCATTACAGATGTATATGCCGCCGGGTATAATAAATTTACCAGCCGCCAGTTCCAGTACACAAACGGGATCGATGTGGACCTTAAAAATGTAACGAAGGGGCTTTCCTTACACGGGCAAATGAGCATCGATTATTCAAATACGTATAACGAGTCTGTCAATAATACCTACGCCATTTATGTTCCCACCTGGAGTAACGGGACGGGTACAGATACGATCACCCAATTGTCGATGTACAATAAAGACAGCAAAACCGGTACGCAGAACCTGAGTAATACCTGGAGTGACCAGTTGATAGATTTCAATGTGCACCTTGACTATGTAAATATTTTTAAGCAGAAACATCATTTGGCTGCCATGCTGATGGCAGACGGGCTGCGGCGCCGGCAAACCGGCGACTTCCAGTACCGCACCAATGCAAACGCCGGAGTGCAGCTGGCATACGATTACGACCATAAATATTATGCTGACCTTAGCGGCGCCGTTGTTAATTCCACGAAGTTGCCGGCTGGCAAACGGGTGGCCTTCTCACCAACTGCCAGCCTCGGCTGGGTGTTGAGCGAAGAAAATTTCCTGAAAGGATCGGATGTGGTAGACCGTTTAAAATTAACGGCCAGTGCAGGTATAGTGAACACCGACCTGGACTTTGACGTTAACAGTTACTATTTATACAACGCCGTTTATTCACCAACCGCTTATTTTTCGTGGGCCGATGGCACTTACACCAACCGCACCACCACCATCTCGCGTGGCGAGAACCTTAACCTGACGTATGCCAAAAGAAAAGAAGTGAACCTGAGTATAGCAGGTTCCCTGTTTAAAAACAAGATCGACTTCCTGGCCAGTTTGTTTTATATTAAAAAAGATGGTATGCCGGTGCAGAGCTATAGCCTGTACCCCGGTTACTTTTTTACCGGTTATCCCCCAACATCCTTTGTGCCTTATACCAACTTCGCTGCCAACCGGTACCAGGGTCTCGACTTCCAGGTAAACTTTCACCAAACGGCGGGAGCGGTTAAACTCTCCATTGGCGCGGCCGGCACTTATGTAACCACCAAAGCCTTAAAACGGGATGAGCTGTTTACCGATGCGTATCGCAATCGCGCGGGTAAACCGGTTGACGCCATCTTTGGACTGAAAAGCCAGGGCCTGTTTGCGAATCAGAACGAGATAGATAACCACGGAATGCAAAAATTCGGAACGGTAAAACCTGGCGACATCAGGTATGCAGATCAAAATGGCGATAACGTAATTGATGAAAGAGATGAGGTGATGATCGGCCGTTGGGGCAGCCCTTTTACCGGCGGGATAAACGTTACGGCGCAATGGAAAGATCTTACCCTGTTTGTGTTGGGCACAGGATCGTTTGGTGGAACAGGCATCAGGAGCGGCGATTATTACTGGGTAACCGGCGCCGCCAAATATTCTGCAGTGGTGCGCGATGCCAACTATCCGCGTTTAACTACCCTGGGCAGCGGTAACAACTTCAGGTATTCTGATTTCTGGACCTATAGCACAGACCGCATCAATATTTCCAAAGTGCAGTTAACCTGGTCATTTCCGAAAAGTTTATTAAAGAACGCCTTTGTAAAGGGAATGAACATCTACGTTAGCGGCAGCGATCTGCTCACCATTGCCAAAAACAGGGCTATCCTGGAATTGAACATTGGTTCCCTGCCGCAAACACGCTTTTACAATTTTGGGATAAAAGGAGAATTCTAG